The Lycium ferocissimum isolate CSIRO_LF1 chromosome 1, AGI_CSIRO_Lferr_CH_V1, whole genome shotgun sequence genome includes a region encoding these proteins:
- the LOC132046837 gene encoding F-box/kelch-repeat protein At3g23880-like: MGSKGNDPKRSKPTNHSPFPSTSMQFSSLSIPTLPPELITEILSRLPVKSLLKFRCVSKYWLDVISSPEFIKTHLSLSFNNKEYTHNMFMFMFDRGLTLQCCTLRSLFYQPVTEAFDLDYPMKGNDLYTKLPRSDWILGSVNGLICLAAGKNDLFIGNPSIRKYRKLPDPRPRLKKFVSSPIYSFGYDEFHDDYKVVGVFYSYDSSDHAEVKIYSLKSDSWRSLDDCPSEVLLVGSGKFLNGKFHWDVDGKIISFDLGEEKWGKTMKQPCYGEGDFVIWLTVLASDLSIFCDYMRTLLDVWVMKEYGVKESWTKMYTINCPGDEVDICHLLCPLLFTSKKGEILVVFGSVSMIYNPKDESIRYSEVINNFDGDYEAEIYVESLVSPFSTQGLEDARKRKSLKNIRSR; this comes from the coding sequence ATGGGATCTAAAGGAAATGACCCAAAAAGGAGCAAACCCACAAACCATTCTCCATTTCCATCAACTTCAATGCAATTTTCAAGCTTATCAATCCCAACCCTTCCACCAGAACTCATCACTGAAATCTTGTCCAGGCTTCCTGTGAAATCCCTGTTGAAATTCAGGTGTGTTTCAAAATACTGGCTTGATGTAATTTCTAGCCCTGAATTTATCAAGACGCATCTCAGTTTATCCTTTAATAACAAGGAATACACCCataatatgtttatgtttatgtttgATCGTGGTTTGACTCTTCAATGTTGTACTCTTAGGTCTTTATTTTATCAGCCTGTTACTGAGGCATTTGACTTGGATTATCCCATGAAAGGCAATGATTTATACACCAAATTGCCTAGGTCTGATTGGATTTTAGGTTCTGTCAATGGGTTGATTTGTCTTGCCGCCGGGAAGAATGACTTGTTTATAGGGAATCCATCAATTAGAAAGTACAGGAAATTGCCTGATCCAAGACCTAGATTGAAGAAGTTTGTTAGCTCGCCGATATATAGTTTTGGATATGATGAGTTTCATGATGATTATAAAGTTGTTGGTGTTTTTTATAGTTATGACAGTTCTGATCATGCTGAAGTAAAAATATATAGTCTAAAAAGTGATTCTTGGAGAAGTCTTGATGATTGTCCAAGTGAGGTCCTATTAGTTGGTTCGGGTAAGTTTTTGAATGGGAAATTTCATTGGGATGTCGACGGGAAAATCATTTCTTTTGATTTGGGTGAGGAGAAATGGGGAAAGACGATGAAGCAGCCCTGCTATGGAGAAGGAGATTTCGTTATATGGTTGACAGTGTTGGCAAGTGATCTTTCTATCTTTTGTGATTATATGCGAACTCTTCTAGATGTTTGGGTTATGAAGGAGTACGGGGTTAAAGAATCTTGGACAAAAATGTATACCATCAACTGTCCTGGTGATGAAGTGGATATTTGTCATCTACTTTGTCCGCTCTTATTTACGTCAAAAAAGGGTGAAATTTTGGTTGTGTTTGGTTCAGTTTCCATGATATACAATCCTAAGGATGAATCAATTAGATATTCAGAGGTTATTAATAACTTTGATGGTGATTATGAGGCGGAAATATACGTTGAAAGCCTAGTTTCTCCTTTTTCTACACAAGGGCTTGAGGAtgcaaggaaaagaaaaagccTGAAAAACATCAGATCAAGATAA
- the LOC132046846 gene encoding probable histone H2AXb, which produces MSSGAGAGKGGAGRGKPKASKSVSRSSKAGLQFPVGRIARFLKAGKYAERVGAGAPVYLSAVLEYLAAEVLELAGNAARDNKKNRIVPRHIQLAVRNDEELSKLLGHVTIANGGVLPNIHQNLLPKKAGSGKGDIGSASQEF; this is translated from the exons ATGAGTTCAGGTGCAGGAGCAGGTAAAGGCGGCGCAGGAAGAGGAAAGCCGAAAGCATCGAAATCGGTGTCTAGATCTTCGAAAGCGGGTCTGCAGTTTCCTGTTGGAAGGATCGCTCGTTTTCTTAAGGCAGGAAAGTATGCTGAGCGTGTTGGTGCTGGTGCTCCTGTTTATTTATCTGCTGTCCTTGAATATCTCGCTGCTGAG GTGTTGGAGTTGGCTGGGAATGCAGCAAGGGACAACAAGAAGAATCGTATCGTGCCTAGGCACATTCAGTTGGCTGTGAGGAATGATGAGGAGCTGAGCAAGCTTTTGGGTCATGTTACTATTGCTAATGGTGGTGTTCTTCCTAACATTCACCAGAATCTGTTACCTAAGAAGGCTGGCTCTGGAAAGGGTGATATTGGATCTGCATCTCAGGAGTTTTAG